One Candidatus Poribacteria bacterium DNA window includes the following coding sequences:
- a CDS encoding glycosyltransferase family 2 protein, whose translation MDEKPTLSIVVPVYNEEENVRPLFEKIQAVCEAIGETYEVLFVDDGSGDKTFAVLAELSKEKSQLVVIRFRENAGQTAAMAAGFEYARGQRIISMDGDLQNDPTDIPKLLQKLDEGYDLVCGWRKDRQDKFLTRRVPSVVANWIIGKVTGVPIHDNGCSLKAYRASVVKQVSLYGEMHRFIPAMSTVVGARIAEIVVTHHPRRFGQSKYGLGRVWRVMLDIIAFKFIISVFAQRPTSQKISLWKRLSKILFRPEQRAFRTAAFLSLPFFVLGRVLFGDASIAALSCLSLAIVLLILGWITEDKIRRGEVTSSVQQETPTLGALARFFIFQCKRRPIRFFGPIGVALFIIGGILPIAPIRTLLFKVWNVAALDLSAIFITIGILVFCFGLFGELITFANAKQVKDYTVETLLNSNRQGNM comes from the coding sequence ATGGACGAAAAACCGACGTTATCTATCGTAGTCCCGGTTTACAACGAAGAGGAGAATGTTCGCCCGCTGTTTGAAAAGATTCAAGCAGTATGTGAGGCAATTGGTGAGACTTATGAGGTGTTGTTCGTAGACGATGGGAGCGGCGATAAAACTTTCGCGGTACTTGCTGAGTTGAGCAAAGAAAAATCGCAGTTGGTGGTCATTCGATTCCGAGAGAACGCTGGACAAACAGCTGCGATGGCGGCAGGATTTGAATACGCACGGGGACAACGGATTATCAGTATGGACGGCGATTTGCAAAACGATCCGACGGACATTCCGAAGCTGCTTCAAAAACTGGATGAAGGCTACGATCTGGTGTGCGGCTGGCGGAAAGATCGACAGGATAAATTCTTGACACGGCGTGTCCCGTCTGTCGTTGCAAATTGGATAATTGGCAAGGTAACTGGTGTCCCTATCCATGACAATGGTTGTTCACTTAAGGCATACCGCGCATCAGTTGTCAAGCAGGTATCGCTCTATGGAGAGATGCACCGATTTATTCCGGCGATGTCCACGGTAGTAGGGGCGCGGATCGCTGAAATTGTCGTCACACATCACCCACGGCGTTTCGGACAAAGTAAGTACGGACTCGGCAGAGTCTGGCGTGTGATGTTGGACATTATAGCATTCAAATTCATTATTTCCGTCTTCGCACAGCGTCCTACATCCCAAAAAATTTCGCTGTGGAAACGGTTGTCAAAAATCCTTTTCAGACCTGAGCAGAGAGCGTTTCGCACCGCTGCATTCCTAAGCCTCCCTTTCTTTGTTTTAGGGCGTGTTTTGTTCGGAGATGCGAGCATCGCAGCACTGAGCTGTCTCAGTTTAGCAATAGTTCTGCTAATCCTTGGGTGGATAACAGAGGATAAAATCCGTAGGGGCGAGGTGACCTCGTCCGTACAACAGGAAACACCGACGTTAGGAGCACTTGCACGTTTCTTTATCTTTCAATGTAAGCGGAGACCTATTCGGTTCTTTGGACCCATTGGCGTGGCGTTGTTTATAATCGGTGGAATTCTTCCAATCGCGCCCATTCGTACGCTTCTGTTCAAAGTGTGGAACGTTGCGGCACTGGACTTGAGCGCTATCTTCATCACAATTGGCATTCTGGTGTTCTGCTTCGGATTGTTCGGTGAACTCATCACGTTTGCGAACGCAAAACAGGTGAAAGATTACACGGTTGAAACGCTCCTGAATAGTAACAGACAAGGAAACATGTAG